A genomic segment from Bradyrhizobium sp. CB1015 encodes:
- a CDS encoding S24 family peptidase — MLDVAMIERGLEKTGKSKGGLAAAMGVRPGAVSEILGGERLVKASEIIPIMEYLELNLAPIMGRVGAGAVIEPDYEQVPPEGLGDVTLPFPIMEETIAFEIVGDSMLPKYESGDVIVVYKDQRHPLSSFYGEEAVVRLKTGERYLKTIERGKSPSVVNLTSFNAKPIVGVKLDWVGEICLSMPKGQLERLRAKSARPRKKGK, encoded by the coding sequence ATGTTGGACGTAGCAATGATCGAGCGGGGCCTGGAGAAGACGGGCAAGAGCAAGGGCGGCCTGGCTGCGGCCATGGGCGTGCGCCCCGGCGCGGTCTCGGAGATTCTCGGCGGCGAGCGCCTGGTAAAGGCTTCGGAGATCATTCCGATCATGGAATATCTCGAGCTCAATCTCGCGCCGATCATGGGCCGCGTCGGAGCCGGCGCGGTGATCGAGCCCGACTACGAACAGGTTCCGCCCGAAGGTCTCGGCGACGTCACGTTGCCCTTCCCGATCATGGAAGAGACGATCGCATTCGAGATCGTGGGCGATTCGATGCTGCCAAAATACGAAAGCGGCGACGTGATCGTCGTCTACAAGGACCAGCGTCATCCGCTGTCGAGCTTCTATGGCGAAGAGGCGGTGGTCCGGCTCAAGACCGGCGAGCGCTATCTGAAGACCATCGAGCGGGGCAAATCCCCCTCGGTGGTCAACCTCACCAGCTTCAATGCCAAGCCGATCGTCGGCGTCAAGCTCGACTGGGTCGGGGAAATCTGCCTGTCCATGCCCAAGGGGCAGCTTGAGCGGCTGCGCGCGAAATCGGCGCGTCCCCGCAAGAAGGGCAAATGA